One stretch of Bradyrhizobium canariense DNA includes these proteins:
- a CDS encoding LysR family transcriptional regulator has product MELRHLRYFVAIAETVSLTLAAEKRLHTAQPSLSRQIRDLEHEVGVQLLNRSPQGTELTAAGRAFLDHARLSLAQADAAGEAARRAAQPAKTIFSMGFLTGQEIDWLPHAPSILRDELPAIEIRVSSGFSTDLADDVQKGKLDVAFLRREPKPDLEYRLVTKEPLVVILPSDHPLAGAAAIAPRDLEGQTFIGVSDVAPVLRSVIKDYLKQSGIQIVPALEIDNFVMAMSLVASTGGVALLPASVRRYLSGSVTSRPLADERPTIDLLIGYHRANRSPILGKFLSGIDGLSERIYGNVAQC; this is encoded by the coding sequence ATGGAGCTTCGCCACCTTCGCTATTTCGTCGCAATTGCCGAGACGGTAAGCCTGACGCTCGCCGCGGAGAAAAGACTCCACACCGCCCAGCCGTCGCTCAGTCGCCAGATCCGCGACCTCGAACACGAGGTCGGCGTTCAACTGCTGAATCGCAGCCCGCAGGGAACGGAATTGACCGCCGCCGGTCGTGCCTTTCTCGACCATGCGCGGCTTTCCTTGGCCCAGGCCGACGCGGCAGGCGAAGCGGCGCGCCGGGCGGCGCAGCCCGCCAAAACGATTTTTTCGATGGGGTTTCTGACCGGCCAGGAAATCGATTGGCTGCCACATGCCCCCAGCATCCTGCGGGACGAATTGCCTGCTATTGAAATCAGGGTTTCCAGCGGCTTCTCGACCGACCTCGCCGACGACGTGCAGAAAGGAAAGCTCGACGTCGCGTTCCTGCGCCGGGAACCGAAGCCTGATCTTGAATACAGGCTGGTGACAAAGGAGCCGCTTGTCGTGATCCTGCCGAGCGACCACCCGCTCGCCGGAGCGGCCGCCATCGCGCCGCGCGACCTCGAAGGCCAGACATTTATCGGGGTCTCTGACGTCGCGCCTGTGCTACGTTCCGTCATCAAGGATTATCTGAAGCAGTCGGGAATCCAGATCGTGCCGGCTCTTGAAATCGACAATTTCGTGATGGCGATGTCGCTCGTCGCATCGACGGGCGGCGTGGCTCTGCTGCCGGCTTCGGTCAGGCGTTATCTGTCGGGGTCGGTTACGAGCCGCCCGTTGGCGGACGAACGGCCGACCATCGATCTGCTGATCGGCTATCACAGGGCGAACAGATCTCCGATCCTGGGAAAATTCCTGTCGGGAATC
- a CDS encoding SDR family NAD(P)-dependent oxidoreductase: MSKKLEGKVALVTGGSRGIGAAIAKRLASDGARVAITYTKGADAAASVVKTIEGSGGKAIAIQADAVDAAAVKAAIEKVVATFGGFDVLVNNAGTAIPKKFEEATLEEPDRVININVRGTFIATQAALKHMKDGGRIVMIGSCVGERMMTPGLVAYAATKGAIKMFTQGLSREVGDRGITVNNIQPGPIDTDLNPATGEWAVPQKANTALNRYGSVDDIAALVALVAGPDSSYITGASLTVDGGTNA; the protein is encoded by the coding sequence ATGTCAAAGAAACTCGAAGGCAAGGTCGCGCTCGTCACCGGCGGCTCACGTGGTATCGGCGCAGCGATCGCCAAACGTCTGGCCTCCGACGGAGCGAGGGTCGCCATCACCTACACCAAGGGCGCAGATGCCGCGGCGTCGGTCGTCAAGACCATCGAAGGTTCCGGCGGGAAGGCGATCGCGATCCAGGCGGATGCCGTCGATGCCGCTGCCGTCAAGGCCGCGATTGAAAAGGTAGTCGCGACCTTCGGCGGATTCGACGTGCTGGTGAACAATGCCGGCACGGCCATTCCAAAAAAATTTGAAGAGGCAACGCTGGAAGAACCGGACCGCGTGATCAACATCAACGTCCGCGGCACTTTCATCGCGACGCAGGCGGCGCTGAAGCACATGAAAGACGGTGGTCGCATCGTCATGATCGGCTCATGCGTGGGCGAGCGCATGATGACTCCCGGCCTCGTGGCCTATGCAGCCACCAAGGGAGCCATCAAGATGTTTACGCAAGGGTTGTCCAGAGAGGTGGGCGACCGCGGCATCACCGTCAATAACATCCAGCCGGGCCCGATCGATACGGATTTAAATCCCGCCACGGGCGAATGGGCGGTCCCGCAGAAGGCCAACACGGCGCTTAACCGCTACGGCAGCGTGGACGATATCGCGGCATTGGTGGCGTTAGTCGCCGGTCCGGATTCATCCTATATTACCGGCGCGAGCCTGACCGTTGACGGCGGCACCAACGCTTAG
- a CDS encoding DUF417 family protein: MKTSFYVAEKGAGSYRLLAILRWVMVVIFVSFGMQKFTLQSAEGIVQFISNSPFISWLSVFGLRGEAYFLGVVEFGIAALLAAGAFSPILSAIGSLMGVLTFAVTWSFFFTTPGVVKWSLSTDPIAWNLTGEFIFKDIVLLSVCAVLFLASLPQSAIRSRSA; this comes from the coding sequence ATGAAAACATCTTTTTACGTCGCAGAGAAAGGAGCCGGCTCGTATCGTCTTCTGGCCATACTCCGCTGGGTCATGGTCGTGATCTTCGTGTCGTTTGGCATGCAGAAGTTCACGCTGCAGTCGGCTGAAGGCATCGTGCAATTCATAAGCAATAGTCCATTTATTTCCTGGTTATCTGTGTTCGGTTTGAGGGGCGAAGCGTATTTCCTCGGCGTTGTTGAATTTGGCATTGCGGCGCTTCTCGCCGCGGGCGCGTTCAGCCCGATCCTGTCAGCCATCGGTTCGCTGATGGGGGTGCTCACTTTTGCCGTTACATGGTCGTTCTTCTTTACGACGCCGGGCGTGGTCAAATGGAGTCTGTCGACTGATCCGATAGCCTGGAATTTGACCGGCGAGTTTATATTCAAGGACATCGTCTTGCTGTCCGTCTGTGCCGTGTTGTTCCTCGCGTCCCTACCGCAATCTGCCATCCGATCACGCTCCGCTTAG
- a CDS encoding inner membrane-spanning protein YciB produces the protein MNNVFAKLASDFFSTIVFLAVYLITDNVLLATGVAIAASVAQVIYAHVKGEQLGFMTYASLALVIVLGSATLLTNDPRFVLAKPAIAHFAIGAIMLKRGWMLRYMPQIVAETIPEYVTIAGYAWAALMFALGAGTIAVAWTGDLKLWALYVSVVLISAKLAAFAIQYVAFRLLVTSRIRAARA, from the coding sequence ATGAACAACGTATTCGCAAAACTGGCGTCCGACTTCTTCTCCACCATTGTGTTCCTTGCGGTGTACCTGATCACGGACAACGTGCTGCTGGCGACCGGCGTCGCCATCGCCGCGTCGGTGGCGCAAGTGATCTACGCCCACGTCAAGGGCGAGCAGCTCGGCTTCATGACCTATGCCAGCCTGGCGCTGGTGATCGTGCTGGGCAGCGCGACGCTGCTGACCAACGATCCGCGCTTCGTGCTGGCCAAGCCCGCGATCGCGCATTTTGCGATCGGCGCGATCATGCTCAAGCGCGGCTGGATGCTGCGCTACATGCCGCAGATCGTGGCTGAAACCATTCCGGAATACGTCACCATCGCGGGCTACGCCTGGGCGGCGCTGATGTTCGCGCTCGGCGCAGGCACCATCGCGGTCGCATGGACCGGCGACCTCAAGCTGTGGGCGCTGTACGTGTCGGTGGTCCTGATCTCGGCGAAGCTTGCAGCCTTCGCCATCCAATATGTCGCGTTTCGCCTTTTGGTGACCAGCCGGATTCGCGCCGCACGCGCCTGA
- a CDS encoding carotenoid oxygenase family protein, with amino-acid sequence MQQEMVTDKAPANRAPIPMECDAPFLKVQGELPRELNGTLYRNGPNPQFEAPGAHWFVGDGMLHAFHLEDGRASYRNRWVRTPKWQAEHDAGRALFGGFGRKLADAPALALADSGVANTNIVFHAGRLLALEEGHLPTEIEPGTLATRGYCNYGGGITGPFTAHPKIDPVTGEMVFFGYNAAGPFTPTLSFGSVNACGAVTRFDRFEAPYASMVHDFIVTEHHLLFPVLPITGSLERARHGKPPYAWEPDKGAYVGVMKRNGSARDVVWFRAENCYVFHVMNAWEEGNRIIADVMQCDEAPLFPHPDGSPTDSKKSRARLCRWTFDLAGNTDRFTQTYLDDINGEFPRIDDRRAGLASNHGWYACANPQLPASEAFSGLVHVGGKGSRLGQYLLPAGDTISEPVFVARGNDAAEGDGWLLASVWRARENRSDLAVFNATDVEAGPIALVQLGHRMPDGFHGNWVNAVS; translated from the coding sequence ATGCAGCAGGAAATGGTGACCGACAAGGCCCCCGCCAACCGGGCGCCGATACCGATGGAATGCGACGCGCCCTTTCTTAAAGTGCAGGGCGAATTGCCGCGCGAACTCAACGGCACGCTCTACCGCAACGGGCCCAATCCGCAGTTCGAAGCGCCGGGCGCGCACTGGTTCGTCGGCGATGGCATGCTGCACGCCTTCCATCTCGAAGATGGCCGCGCCAGCTATCGCAACCGCTGGGTCCGCACCCCGAAATGGCAGGCCGAACATGATGCCGGGCGCGCATTGTTCGGTGGCTTCGGCCGCAAGCTTGCGGACGCGCCGGCCTTAGCGCTCGCCGACAGCGGCGTTGCCAACACCAATATCGTTTTTCACGCCGGACGCCTGCTCGCGCTGGAGGAAGGCCATCTGCCGACCGAGATCGAACCCGGCACACTGGCGACTCGCGGCTATTGCAATTATGGCGGCGGCATCACCGGGCCATTCACCGCCCATCCCAAGATCGATCCGGTCACCGGCGAGATGGTGTTCTTCGGCTACAACGCCGCCGGGCCGTTTACCCCCACCCTCTCCTTCGGATCCGTCAATGCTTGCGGCGCGGTAACGCGTTTCGATCGCTTTGAAGCACCCTACGCCAGCATGGTGCACGACTTCATCGTGACCGAACATCATCTGCTATTTCCGGTTCTTCCCATCACCGGCAGCCTGGAGCGCGCGAGGCATGGCAAGCCGCCTTACGCCTGGGAGCCGGACAAGGGCGCTTATGTCGGCGTCATGAAGCGCAATGGCTCGGCCCGCGACGTGGTCTGGTTTCGCGCCGAGAACTGCTACGTCTTCCACGTCATGAACGCGTGGGAAGAAGGCAATCGCATCATCGCCGACGTCATGCAGTGCGACGAGGCGCCATTGTTCCCGCATCCCGATGGCTCGCCGACCGACTCGAAAAAGTCGCGCGCGCGGCTATGCCGCTGGACCTTCGATCTCGCCGGCAATACCGATCGCTTCACGCAGACCTATCTCGACGACATCAACGGCGAATTCCCGCGCATCGACGACCGGCGCGCCGGTCTTGCCAGCAACCATGGCTGGTACGCGTGCGCCAACCCGCAACTGCCGGCATCCGAGGCGTTCTCCGGCCTGGTGCATGTCGGTGGCAAGGGGTCGCGCCTTGGGCAATATCTGCTGCCGGCAGGCGATACCATCTCGGAGCCGGTGTTCGTCGCGCGCGGCAATGATGCCGCCGAGGGCGATGGCTGGCTGCTGGCATCGGTCTGGCGCGCGCGTGAAAACCGCAGCGATCTCGCGGTATTCAATGCCACCGACGTCGAAGCCGGCCCCATCGCCCTGGTGCAGCTGGGCCATCGGATGCCCGACGGCTTTCACGGCAATTGGGTAAATGCGGTGAGCTGA
- a CDS encoding TetR/AcrR family transcriptional regulator has translation MTAYNTDMTKKVAKKTASPKVRVRHAPAKAAPGVARKRVAPKAAGPGASSSYHHGALRDALLEAAERVLERDGLSGLTLRAVAREAGVSHAAPTHHFGDLTGLVSELAAIGFRQFNAAMAAASTASLPLERALARAKAYVGYAQAHPGMYGLMFRTERLDMSRPSLHEAANASFAGLAGAIGASRHEHIEEKALSLDQGAAIARAWSLVHGFTMLLLDDRLSDILRRLPAGTDAETLLDAMLKSTIGRPTP, from the coding sequence ATGACCGCCTATAACACCGATATGACGAAGAAAGTTGCGAAGAAAACCGCAAGTCCAAAAGTGCGCGTCCGGCATGCCCCGGCCAAGGCCGCGCCGGGCGTTGCGCGGAAACGAGTGGCCCCCAAGGCTGCCGGCCCCGGCGCATCTTCCTCCTACCATCATGGCGCGCTGCGCGACGCCTTGCTGGAGGCGGCCGAGCGGGTGCTCGAGCGCGATGGACTGTCGGGGCTGACCTTGCGTGCGGTGGCGCGTGAGGCCGGGGTGTCGCACGCAGCTCCCACCCATCATTTCGGCGATCTCACTGGCCTGGTCAGCGAACTCGCCGCGATCGGTTTCCGGCAATTCAACGCCGCGATGGCCGCAGCGTCCACCGCCAGCCTGCCGCTCGAAAGGGCGTTGGCCCGGGCGAAAGCTTACGTCGGCTATGCGCAGGCGCATCCTGGGATGTACGGGCTGATGTTTCGCACCGAGCGTCTGGATATGTCGCGGCCATCGTTGCACGAGGCCGCCAACGCCTCGTTTGCCGGGCTGGCCGGTGCGATCGGCGCCAGCCGCCACGAACATATCGAAGAGAAGGCGCTGTCGCTCGACCAGGGCGCGGCAATCGCGCGGGCATGGTCGCTGGTCCACGGCTTCACCATGCTGCTGCTCGATGACCGGCTTTCCGACATCCTTCGCCGGCTTCCCGCAGGCACTGACGCCGAAACCCTGCTCGACGCCATGCTCAAATCCACCATCGGCCGGCCGACGCCGTAA
- a CDS encoding SET domain-containing protein has protein sequence MPAISQNKPYRVGRSRTGLGLFATKPIKKGAKIVRYFGPLLDSKKKKDDAIENKYLFELNNRWTIDGSVRKNIARYINHACKPNAESDVKPRKRKVVIRAIKNIEPGEEINYDYGTDYFKAYLKPIGCKCDACEKKRKKKRAEARAEKLRLKAKAERKAQKKAEKLTKAKQPRKKKLNGAKANGKLANANGHASI, from the coding sequence ATGCCTGCCATTTCTCAGAATAAGCCCTATCGCGTCGGCCGTTCCCGCACCGGACTTGGCCTCTTCGCCACCAAACCGATCAAGAAGGGCGCCAAGATAGTCCGCTATTTCGGCCCGCTGCTGGATTCGAAGAAGAAAAAAGACGACGCGATCGAGAACAAATATCTGTTCGAGCTCAACAACCGCTGGACCATCGACGGATCGGTGCGCAAAAACATCGCGCGCTATATCAATCATGCCTGCAAGCCGAACGCGGAATCCGACGTCAAGCCGCGCAAGCGCAAGGTGGTGATCCGCGCGATCAAGAACATCGAGCCGGGCGAGGAGATCAACTACGATTACGGCACCGACTACTTCAAGGCCTACCTGAAGCCGATCGGCTGCAAATGCGACGCCTGCGAAAAGAAGCGCAAGAAGAAGCGCGCCGAGGCGAGGGCGGAGAAACTGCGCCTCAAAGCCAAGGCAGAGCGCAAGGCTCAAAAGAAAGCCGAGAAGCTGACCAAAGCCAAACAGCCGCGGAAGAAAAAGCTGAACGGCGCAAAGGCAAACGGCAAGCTCGCGAACGCCAACGGCCACGCTTCGATTTAG
- a CDS encoding helix-turn-helix domain-containing protein — protein MNAQPATARTERTQPVHVGDHLREWRQRRHLSQLDLAGDAEISARHLSFVETGRAAPSRDMVLKLAERLDVPLRERNVLLVAAGFAPAFPQRSLDDPALKSVRAAIDLVLKAHEPNPALAVDRHWNLVSANRMVMPLLDGIPERLLGQPFNVLRLSFHPEALAARTVNLAEWCGHLLERLHRQCETTADPELIKLYHDLKAYPIPARSAPLSADNVAIPFKMRHDGVVLSFFSTTMVFGTPVDITLSELALETFFPADDLTAERMRKMAASLK, from the coding sequence ATGAACGCACAGCCAGCCACGGCACGAACCGAGCGAACCCAGCCCGTCCATGTTGGCGATCACTTGCGCGAGTGGCGGCAGCGCCGCCATCTCAGCCAGCTCGATCTCGCAGGAGACGCCGAGATATCGGCGCGTCACCTCAGTTTTGTCGAAACCGGCCGCGCGGCGCCGTCGCGCGACATGGTGCTGAAACTTGCCGAGCGGCTCGACGTGCCGTTGCGCGAGCGCAACGTGCTGCTGGTCGCAGCCGGTTTTGCGCCGGCGTTTCCGCAACGGTCGCTCGACGATCCCGCACTGAAATCAGTGCGGGCGGCGATCGACCTCGTGCTGAAAGCGCACGAACCCAATCCGGCGCTGGCGGTCGACCGGCACTGGAATCTGGTGTCGGCAAACCGCATGGTGATGCCGCTGTTGGATGGGATTCCGGAACGTCTGCTCGGCCAGCCGTTCAATGTGCTGCGGCTGAGCTTTCACCCCGAGGCGCTGGCGGCACGCACCGTCAATCTCGCCGAATGGTGCGGACATCTGCTGGAGCGGCTGCACCGTCAATGCGAAACGACAGCCGATCCTGAACTGATCAAACTCTACCACGACCTCAAGGCCTATCCGATCCCGGCGCGTTCCGCGCCGCTCTCGGCCGACAACGTCGCGATCCCTTTCAAGATGCGGCATGACGGTGTTGTCCTGAGCTTTTTCTCCACCACCATGGTATTCGGCACCCCCGTCGATATCACGCTGTCGGAACTCGCGCTCGAGACGTTCTTTCCGGCCGACGATCTGACCGCGGAGCGCATGCGGAAGATGGCAGCCAGCCTGAAATAG
- a CDS encoding DsbA family oxidoreductase translates to MSALKPLKIDIVSDVVCPWCYIGKRRIENALALVPDVPVEVHWRPFFLNSWVPREGISRDEYLTAKFGSPEAYKGIAGRVVTAAEEEGLTYRPDLVKRQPNTIDCHRLIHWAEAKGKAAEMKQRLMELYFRDGGDLTDTNVLVQAAADCGLDADDVRKRLATDEDVALISGQAQEAADKGISGVPTYVFAQKYAVSGAQPAEQLARAIRQVSDEVNAQAAE, encoded by the coding sequence ATGAGCGCCCTGAAGCCGCTTAAGATCGATATCGTTTCCGACGTCGTCTGCCCCTGGTGCTACATCGGAAAACGCCGCATCGAGAATGCCTTGGCGCTGGTGCCTGACGTTCCCGTAGAGGTTCACTGGCGGCCGTTCTTCCTCAATTCATGGGTGCCGCGCGAAGGCATCAGCCGCGACGAATATCTCACCGCGAAATTCGGCTCGCCCGAGGCCTACAAGGGCATTGCCGGGCGCGTTGTGACGGCCGCTGAGGAGGAGGGGCTGACCTACCGGCCGGACCTCGTGAAACGCCAGCCCAACACGATCGATTGCCACCGGCTGATCCATTGGGCCGAGGCGAAGGGCAAGGCCGCCGAAATGAAACAGCGGCTGATGGAATTGTATTTCCGGGATGGCGGCGATCTCACCGATACCAACGTGCTGGTCCAGGCCGCTGCCGATTGCGGGCTCGATGCCGACGACGTGCGCAAGCGTCTCGCGACCGACGAGGACGTGGCGCTGATTTCGGGGCAGGCGCAGGAAGCCGCTGACAAGGGCATCTCCGGCGTGCCGACCTACGTGTTCGCGCAGAAATACGCAGTGTCCGGTGCGCAGCCGGCCGAACAGCTTGCCCGTGCCATCCGGCAGGTCTCGGACGAAGTGAACGCGCAGGCGGCCGAGTAG
- a CDS encoding NIPSNAP family protein, producing the protein MIYELRTYTVKPGTLGDMVKAASTVSREIRGNDYGKLEGYWSTEIGALNQVMHLWSYSDFNERARLRAELAANPRWHNEYTPLIYPLLMRQDVRLLNAIKAPVAPASTGNIYELRNYRAKTGGAVKQWLDAFTGALPAREKYSKIVGLWQTEAGQPNEVCHIWAYPDLNARAEARANAVKDPAWKEFLGKSGPLLEEMHSTIMLPAPHSPLK; encoded by the coding sequence ATGATCTATGAGTTGAGAACCTACACCGTGAAGCCCGGCACCCTCGGCGACATGGTCAAAGCGGCGAGCACGGTGTCGCGCGAGATCCGTGGCAATGACTACGGCAAGCTTGAAGGTTACTGGTCGACCGAGATCGGCGCCCTCAATCAGGTCATGCATCTCTGGAGCTACAGCGATTTTAACGAGCGCGCGAGATTGCGCGCAGAGCTGGCCGCGAACCCGCGCTGGCACAACGAATACACACCGCTGATCTATCCGTTACTGATGCGCCAGGATGTTCGCCTGCTCAACGCGATCAAAGCGCCTGTTGCCCCGGCATCCACCGGCAACATCTACGAGCTCCGCAATTATCGCGCCAAGACCGGCGGCGCCGTCAAGCAGTGGCTCGATGCGTTTACCGGCGCATTGCCTGCTCGCGAGAAATATTCCAAAATTGTCGGCCTCTGGCAGACCGAGGCAGGCCAGCCGAACGAAGTCTGCCACATCTGGGCGTATCCCGACTTGAACGCTCGCGCGGAAGCCCGCGCAAACGCCGTTAAAGATCCGGCGTGGAAGGAGTTCCTCGGAAAAAGCGGGCCGCTGCTCGAAGAGATGCACTCGACCATCATGCTGCCTGCGCCGCATTCGCCGTTGAAGTGA
- a CDS encoding GNAT family N-acetyltransferase, translating into MAEIADTAVRRASIKDATDKRARSNALTPLEGIAANKWRELAERAVEPNGYYLPEWELAVNALVPGRTDASALAAWSDARSTRLVGLMPVVSLWRAYKVPLPALVSAHPYGTLCTPPLDRDLADDAVTQLMQQARKAGAHALILRDMSLDGAAMKAFAKVLQRSGLRPQILQSNSRACLDATRDADELLRDALGAKKLKELRRLRQRLAEHGAVRFDVARTPDDVAAAIEIFLALEASGWKGARGTALAQNDGDASFIRRATTALAATSQCEIVTLRAGVTPIAAGIVLRHQDRAFYFKIGIDERFAKFSPGVQLTLDLTRHLCTDPGIATADSTASPDHPMINPIWRGRLAIGDVLIPLRSGDPAVLLIHAALMSRQFAFELARRGVRFIRAWRR; encoded by the coding sequence GTGGCCGAGATTGCGGATACAGCGGTTCGTCGTGCATCGATAAAAGATGCCACGGACAAGCGCGCCCGCAGCAACGCGCTCACCCCGCTCGAAGGCATTGCCGCGAACAAATGGCGCGAACTTGCCGAACGTGCCGTCGAGCCGAACGGCTATTATCTCCCCGAATGGGAATTGGCGGTCAACGCCCTCGTGCCCGGGCGCACCGATGCTTCCGCGCTCGCAGCCTGGAGCGACGCGCGGTCTACCCGGCTCGTCGGCCTGATGCCCGTCGTCTCGTTGTGGCGCGCCTACAAGGTCCCGCTGCCCGCGCTGGTCAGCGCGCATCCCTACGGCACGCTGTGCACGCCGCCGCTCGATCGCGACCTGGCCGACGATGCCGTAACGCAACTGATGCAGCAGGCCCGAAAAGCCGGCGCCCATGCACTGATCCTGCGCGACATGTCGCTGGACGGCGCGGCCATGAAGGCGTTTGCGAAGGTGCTGCAGCGCAGCGGCCTGCGGCCACAAATATTGCAATCCAATTCGCGCGCCTGCCTCGACGCCACCCGCGATGCCGACGAATTGCTGCGTGACGCGCTCGGCGCCAAGAAGCTGAAGGAATTGCGCCGCCTGCGTCAGCGCCTGGCCGAGCACGGCGCCGTCCGTTTCGACGTCGCGCGCACGCCGGATGACGTGGCCGCAGCGATCGAGATCTTCCTGGCGCTGGAGGCCAGCGGCTGGAAAGGCGCGCGCGGCACCGCGCTGGCGCAAAACGATGGCGATGCCAGCTTTATCCGTCGTGCAACGACCGCGCTTGCCGCGACCAGCCAATGCGAGATCGTGACGTTGCGTGCGGGCGTTACGCCGATCGCTGCGGGAATCGTGCTGCGGCATCAGGATCGCGCATTTTACTTCAAGATCGGCATCGACGAGCGCTTTGCAAAATTCTCGCCCGGGGTGCAGCTCACGCTGGATCTGACCCGGCATCTCTGCACCGACCCTGGGATCGCAACCGCCGACTCCACGGCCAGTCCCGATCATCCCATGATCAATCCGATCTGGCGCGGGCGCCTGGCGATTGGCGACGTGCTGATCCCGCTGCGGTCAGGTGATCCCGCGGTGTTGCTGATTCACGCGGCGCTGATGTCACGCCAGTTCGCCTTTGAGCTGGCGCGGCGCGGCGTCCGTTTCATCCGCGCTTGGCGGCGCTGA
- a CDS encoding ABC transporter ATP-binding protein, giving the protein MSGDPAVAIKDLRIALPPGGERTHAVDGVSFDLVAGEIVCVVGESGSGKSMSAHALMGLLPERVRTESGEIAFEGKNLLALDEDGWRDLRGRRIAMVFQEPMTALNPLMRIGDQMTEMYEAHGLLTPSERRQKVLALAREVGLPDPERIVRAYPHQLSGGQRQRAMIAMALALEPAVLVADEPTTALDVTTQAQILKLIRDLQRSRNMAVMFITHDFGVVADIADRVVVLRHGQIVEQGSAEAVLTRPQHPYTRALLAAVPSITPPQRAPLADRNRVVDVIGLDKTYVTAGGWFKPDRRVEAAKGVNFSILHGETLGLVGESGSGKSSVARLVMRLIDADRGTIRIGDVDLTRLDSKALRDQRRRIQMIFQDPFASLNPRRKVGQIISDGPIAHGANPTQAKTRARDLLGLVGLDAGAMERYPHEFSGGQRQRIGIARALALDPEIIVADEAVSALDVSVQAQVLNLLEDLKTRLGLSMLFITHDLRVAAQICDRIAVMQRGEIVELKPTAALFAAPEHPYTRELLAAVPGQKNPAPLPA; this is encoded by the coding sequence ATGTCCGGTGATCCCGCCGTTGCGATCAAGGATTTGAGGATCGCACTGCCGCCTGGCGGCGAACGGACTCACGCGGTCGACGGGGTTTCATTCGATCTGGTGGCCGGTGAAATCGTCTGCGTGGTCGGCGAATCCGGTTCCGGCAAGTCGATGAGCGCGCACGCTTTGATGGGGCTGCTTCCGGAACGCGTCCGCACCGAAAGCGGCGAGATCGCCTTTGAGGGCAAGAACCTGCTCGCACTCGACGAAGACGGCTGGCGCGATCTGCGCGGCCGCCGCATCGCGATGGTATTTCAGGAGCCGATGACGGCGCTTAATCCCTTGATGCGGATCGGCGACCAGATGACGGAAATGTACGAAGCGCATGGCTTGCTGACGCCGAGCGAACGCCGGCAAAAGGTGCTGGCGCTCGCACGCGAAGTCGGGCTTCCCGATCCCGAGCGCATCGTGCGCGCTTATCCGCATCAATTATCCGGCGGACAGCGCCAGCGCGCCATGATCGCGATGGCGCTGGCGCTGGAGCCCGCGGTGCTGGTGGCGGATGAGCCGACCACCGCGCTCGACGTCACCACCCAGGCACAGATCCTCAAGCTGATCCGTGACCTGCAGCGCAGCCGCAACATGGCTGTGATGTTCATCACGCACGATTTTGGCGTCGTCGCCGATATCGCCGATCGCGTCGTGGTGCTGCGGCACGGACAGATCGTCGAGCAAGGCAGCGCGGAAGCGGTGCTGACCCGCCCGCAGCATCCCTATACCAGGGCACTACTTGCCGCAGTCCCGTCGATCACGCCGCCGCAGCGGGCGCCACTGGCCGATCGCAACAGGGTTGTCGACGTGATCGGTCTCGACAAGACCTATGTGACGGCGGGCGGCTGGTTCAAGCCGGATCGCAGGGTCGAGGCCGCGAAAGGCGTAAACTTCTCCATCCTTCACGGCGAGACGCTGGGCCTCGTCGGCGAATCCGGCTCCGGCAAATCATCCGTGGCGCGGCTGGTGATGCGGCTGATCGATGCCGACCGCGGCACCATCCGGATCGGCGACGTCGACCTCACCCGACTCGACAGCAAGGCGCTGCGCGACCAGCGCCGCCGCATCCAGATGATCTTTCAGGATCCGTTTGCCTCGCTCAATCCGCGCCGCAAAGTCGGGCAAATCATCAGCGACGGGCCAATCGCCCATGGCGCCAATCCGACGCAAGCGAAGACGCGCGCGCGCGATCTTCTCGGGCTGGTCGGTCTCGATGCCGGCGCGATGGAACGCTATCCGCACGAATTCTCCGGCGGCCAGCGCCAGCGCATCGGAATCGCGCGCGCCCTCGCCCTCGATCCCGAGATCATTGTCGCTGACGAAGCCGTCTCGGCGCTCGATGTCTCCGTCCAGGCGCAGGTACTCAACCTGCTGGAAGACCTGAAGACCCGGCTCGGACTTTCGATGCTGTTCATCACCCACGATCTGCGCGTGGCAGCGCAGATCTGCGACCGCATCGCGGTCATGCAGCGGGGCGAGATCGTCGAGTTGAAGCCCACGGCCGCGTTGTTTGCCGCGCCCGAACACCCCTACACGCGAGAGCTGCTGGCGGCCGTGCCCGGTCAAAAGAACCCAGCGCCATTGCCGGCCTGA